The proteins below are encoded in one region of Peribacillus muralis:
- a CDS encoding ABC transporter ATP-binding protein: protein MKLEIRNVTKAFDGKVAVDNFSMDVRAGVCVGLIGPNGAGKSSLIKVISNVIDPDGGEVLLDGQNISKMKSQIGYLPQYPNFYNWMTATETLTFMGRLSGLLKRDLTSAIPEILAKVGLYGEEDSKVGTFSGGMKQRLGIAQALLHSPSLIVLDEPVSALDPIGRREVLNLIGEMKKETTILLSTHILGDAEEVCDRFAIVKKGRKIEDATIANLLNRNGKNKLCVKIAAKDQKWIGIVKNLPCVKGVEVIGTEVNIHVDNIDENKTLVLKNALEHEVDIIKFEMKNDTLEDIFLKLVVMK, encoded by the coding sequence CTGAAACTTGAAATCAGAAATGTGACAAAAGCATTTGATGGAAAAGTCGCTGTGGATAATTTCTCGATGGATGTGAGGGCGGGGGTATGTGTCGGCTTGATTGGACCGAATGGTGCGGGGAAATCCAGCTTAATAAAAGTGATTTCAAATGTCATCGATCCGGACGGAGGCGAAGTTTTGCTCGATGGACAAAACATATCGAAAATGAAAAGCCAAATTGGTTATCTGCCGCAGTATCCTAATTTTTATAATTGGATGACGGCAACCGAAACACTTACGTTTATGGGGCGCCTTTCAGGATTGCTAAAACGGGACTTAACAAGCGCCATCCCGGAAATCTTAGCAAAAGTGGGTCTGTATGGTGAAGAGGATTCCAAGGTTGGCACATTTTCCGGCGGCATGAAACAGAGACTTGGCATTGCTCAAGCTTTGCTGCATAGTCCTTCGCTTATTGTTTTGGATGAACCCGTTTCCGCATTAGATCCTATTGGTCGAAGGGAGGTGTTGAACCTGATTGGAGAAATGAAAAAAGAAACGACGATTTTATTATCAACTCACATTTTAGGCGATGCGGAAGAAGTATGCGATAGGTTTGCCATTGTGAAAAAAGGAAGAAAAATAGAGGATGCCACAATCGCTAATCTATTAAACCGTAATGGGAAAAATAAGCTTTGCGTAAAAATCGCAGCGAAGGATCAAAAATGGATAGGCATCGTAAAAAACCTCCCTTGTGTGAAAGGTGTGGAGGTCATTGGGACAGAAGTCAATATACATGTGGACAACATCGATGAAAATAAAACACTAGTCCTTAAAAATGCACTCGAGCATGAAGTGGACATTATAAAATTCGAAATGAAAAACGATACTCTAGAAGATATTTTCCTGAAATTGGTGGTCATGAAATGA
- a CDS encoding FtsW/RodA/SpoVE family cell cycle protein, whose amino-acid sequence MNKRKSYFDSNLALLIIMLMIFSSVSLYSAQKYAQLNVDYSQQQIVWFVISGLIVLVIFYFDFESIMKLTPYIYTFGILLLLFVLLGPESIAPVRKGAKSWIEIRGLGSIQPSEFMKIFLILMLSYILTKHIDKFPVGDIRFDIRLLCKMGLLAALPIGLTLLQNDFGTSLVMAVITMGIILVSGINWKMIASVVTVVVGFICSLVITYLYDPNLLLGLLDGYQLDRINSWLDPFGHGQGIGYQLKQSILAIGSGMTEGKGFNQSDVYIPEAHTDFIFTIVAEEFGFIGASLLISLYFFIIYKIVATAMNSSFFESFICVGVISFLTFHIFQNIGMVIGLIPITGIPLPLMSYGGSSVMATMMGLGLVLNVSLKKKDYMFSNE is encoded by the coding sequence GTGAACAAACGAAAAAGTTATTTTGATTCCAATCTGGCTCTGTTAATTATCATGTTGATGATTTTCAGCAGCGTTAGTTTATACAGCGCGCAAAAATATGCACAGTTAAATGTGGATTATTCCCAACAGCAAATTGTATGGTTTGTCATAAGTGGTTTGATTGTGCTGGTCATTTTTTATTTTGATTTTGAATCGATCATGAAACTGACTCCGTATATATATACATTCGGCATACTGCTGCTATTGTTCGTCTTATTAGGACCAGAATCGATTGCCCCGGTCAGGAAGGGGGCGAAATCGTGGATTGAAATTCGAGGATTAGGCTCGATACAACCCTCCGAGTTCATGAAAATCTTTTTAATATTGATGCTGTCCTATATCCTGACTAAACATATTGATAAGTTTCCAGTAGGCGATATAAGGTTTGATATCAGGCTATTATGTAAGATGGGGCTGCTGGCAGCTTTGCCAATTGGTCTAACCCTGTTGCAAAACGATTTTGGAACTTCATTGGTAATGGCCGTCATCACCATGGGGATTATTCTCGTATCGGGAATCAATTGGAAGATGATCGCATCTGTGGTTACGGTAGTGGTCGGGTTTATATGTTCCCTAGTTATTACTTATTTGTATGATCCCAACCTATTATTGGGCTTATTGGATGGGTATCAATTGGATAGGATCAATTCTTGGCTCGATCCATTTGGCCATGGGCAGGGAATCGGGTACCAATTGAAGCAATCCATATTGGCAATCGGTTCCGGGATGACGGAAGGGAAAGGCTTCAACCAAAGCGATGTCTACATTCCTGAGGCGCATACCGATTTCATATTTACGATAGTTGCCGAGGAGTTTGGGTTCATTGGGGCGAGTTTGTTAATATCCCTTTATTTCTTCATTATTTATAAAATCGTTGCGACAGCTATGAATTCCTCTTTTTTCGAATCCTTTATTTGTGTAGGTGTCATCTCCTTCTTGACCTTTCACATCTTTCAAAATATCGGAATGGTCATCGGACTCATTCCCATCACGGGCATTCCGCTGCCTTTGATGAGCTACGGAGGGAGCTCGGTAATGGCTACGATGATGGGGCTTGGATTGGTATTGAATGTTTCATTGAAGAAAAAGGATTACATGTTTTCTAATGAGTGA
- a CDS encoding PLD nuclease N-terminal domain-containing protein, producing the protein MQVHYGIEDIGSMDVMAYLPLILPFMAVAFLLVLIALIDLYRHRKSRDNLLIWTVVILFVSTIGPILYLVIGRKDRWRC; encoded by the coding sequence ATGCAGGTGCATTATGGAATAGAAGATATAGGAAGTATGGATGTAATGGCTTATCTTCCTTTGATTTTGCCGTTTATGGCTGTGGCTTTCCTATTGGTTTTAATTGCTTTGATTGATTTGTACAGACATAGAAAATCGAGGGATAATCTCCTTATATGGACCGTTGTCATCTTGTTTGTCAGCACGATCGGTCCAATTTTGTACCTTGTTATCGGCAGAAAGGATCGCTGGAGATGCTGA
- a CDS encoding ABC transporter permease has translation MNAFNVLMKKEFMQMLRDNKVIWLPLVFILLGMTQPIVTHLMPSIVKALAGGQGIMIDPNMMALKGGEVLASTLASQFDQLGLMILVISMMGMIQTDKADGMLAFILTRPVTVSSYIAGKIASHFIISAISVVLGYVASTIFVNYLFTNVPFSRMIPALSLYLVWVLFIVTFTAMISTIITGQGVIALISIVFLIGCRIFVGLSPLLDIINSASMSKHAMTLLITGRISSQAVINLLVTSFWIILMLNVTHYWIVNKKFNHE, from the coding sequence ATGAATGCCTTTAATGTACTAATGAAAAAAGAATTCATGCAAATGTTGAGGGACAATAAAGTTATTTGGCTGCCACTCGTTTTTATTTTATTAGGCATGACACAGCCGATAGTAACCCATTTAATGCCTTCCATCGTCAAAGCATTGGCCGGGGGGCAAGGAATCATGATCGATCCGAATATGATGGCATTAAAAGGAGGAGAGGTGTTAGCCAGTACATTAGCTTCGCAATTTGACCAGCTCGGTCTTATGATCCTTGTCATCTCCATGATGGGGATGATACAGACGGATAAAGCAGATGGCATGTTGGCCTTCATCTTAACGCGGCCTGTTACCGTAAGTTCCTATATTGCAGGTAAAATCGCCTCCCATTTTATAATCTCAGCTATTAGTGTAGTACTTGGATATGTTGCTTCCACTATATTTGTAAATTACCTTTTCACTAATGTACCATTTTCACGTATGATACCTGCACTTTCATTATATCTTGTATGGGTTCTCTTTATTGTCACTTTTACAGCGATGATCAGTACTATCATTACTGGTCAAGGAGTAATCGCTTTAATTTCGATAGTCTTCCTAATAGGCTGCAGAATCTTCGTCGGTTTAAGTCCTTTACTCGATATAATCAATTCAGCCAGTATGAGCAAACATGCCATGACGTTACTCATCACAGGCAGAATAAGTTCACAGGCAGTAATCAACCTGCTTGTGACGTCATTTTGGATCATACTCATGCTAAATGTAACCCATTATTGGATTGTAAATAAAAAATTCAATCATGAATAA
- a CDS encoding TetR/AcrR family transcriptional regulator: MTKIDETRDLIIKTSLALFNKKGYSQTSIQDIMSESGLPKGAIYRRFENKNEIALAAFDYAGGIIWSHFFEATKSMGTATEKLIAMCHVYQDAVYNPPIEGGCPLLNTAIESDFGFQELHEKASEAYNQTLLFIQSVIEEGIRNQEFRQDVNSYSLASFLFSTIEGAVMASRLSLNNDHMFHSIEQVEVLLQHYKNGR; the protein is encoded by the coding sequence ATGACGAAGATTGATGAAACAAGGGATCTTATTATTAAGACATCCTTGGCTTTGTTTAATAAAAAAGGTTATAGTCAAACATCTATTCAGGATATCATGAGTGAATCGGGCTTACCTAAAGGGGCAATCTACAGAAGGTTTGAAAACAAAAACGAAATCGCTCTTGCAGCTTTTGATTACGCAGGAGGTATTATTTGGAGTCATTTCTTTGAGGCTACTAAGTCTATGGGAACAGCAACAGAGAAATTAATCGCAATGTGCCATGTTTATCAGGATGCGGTATATAATCCGCCAATTGAGGGAGGTTGCCCTTTACTCAATACAGCAATTGAGAGCGATTTTGGTTTCCAGGAGCTTCATGAGAAAGCTTCGGAAGCTTATAATCAAACATTACTTTTTATTCAATCTGTCATTGAAGAAGGGATTAGAAATCAAGAATTTCGTCAAGACGTTAATTCTTATTCACTTGCTTCCTTTCTGTTTTCAACTATTGAAGGTGCAGTGATGGCAAGCCGTTTATCACTCAATAATGATCACATGTTCCACAGTATTGAACAAGTTGAAGTATTGTTGCAGCATTACAAGAATGGAAGGTAG